One genomic window of Euzebya sp. includes the following:
- a CDS encoding PhoU domain-containing protein — translation MVFNFLRGGPSVMESVEREVTAMLANCRHTFDLAMSALFAGDDIAAIAEDIHTTDERINAAEEQVRRQLVVHVSVQGAEDVGTVMVDLLIVKKLERIGDQHKNVLDLAEEGVRLTGAPDEGDIQALRQEISAMFETTAAVLTEADEEGAQALGDRATELRQHLEGLIRDMIHTDLPATEAVPRALLYRHLKRIVANLGGVAMTVVDGIERIERDSSGEDITDD, via the coding sequence ATGGTCTTCAACTTCCTGCGTGGCGGCCCGAGCGTCATGGAGTCCGTCGAGCGCGAGGTCACGGCGATGCTGGCGAACTGCCGGCACACCTTCGACCTGGCCATGTCGGCGCTGTTCGCGGGCGACGACATCGCTGCCATCGCCGAGGACATCCACACGACCGATGAGCGGATCAACGCGGCTGAGGAGCAGGTCCGCCGCCAGCTGGTCGTCCACGTCTCGGTGCAGGGCGCCGAGGACGTCGGCACCGTGATGGTCGACCTGCTCATCGTCAAGAAGCTCGAGCGGATCGGCGACCAGCACAAGAACGTCCTCGACCTCGCCGAGGAGGGGGTGCGGCTGACCGGCGCCCCCGACGAGGGGGACATCCAGGCGCTCCGCCAGGAGATCTCTGCGATGTTCGAGACGACCGCGGCGGTGCTGACCGAGGCGGACGAGGAGGGGGCGCAGGCCCTCGGCGACCGGGCCACCGAGCTGCGCCAGCACCTCGAGGGGTTGATCCGCGACATGATCCACACCGACCTGCCGGCCACCGAGGCGGTCCCCCGGGCGCTGCTCTACCGCCACCTCAAGCGCATCGTCGCGAACCTCGGTGGCGTCGCCATGACCGTCGTCGACGGGATCGAGCGGATCGAGCGGGACTCGAGCGGCGAGGACATCACCGACGACTGA